In Paraburkholderia caballeronis, the following proteins share a genomic window:
- a CDS encoding DUF2778 domain-containing protein codes for MTYQGKFLVNNEPFSPLTIFGVGTFMAYSGNNQYLNRGGCTMVPDNGPIPAGRYWIVDRPTGGTRSQAYAWAKDTLNSVVGHATHHAEWFALYRDDGAIDDTTWVNGVQRGHFRLHPAGGSGISLGCITLPSRVDFLRIRNAFLHTTTIPARNSGLQAYGTIEVITYGNTCP; via the coding sequence ATGACTTATCAGGGTAAATTTCTGGTCAATAACGAACCTTTCTCACCACTGACGATTTTTGGGGTAGGTACGTTTATGGCCTACTCCGGCAATAATCAATACCTCAATCGGGGTGGCTGCACGATGGTGCCCGATAACGGCCCGATCCCTGCCGGTAGGTATTGGATAGTGGATCGCCCCACAGGGGGGACGCGCTCACAGGCTTATGCGTGGGCTAAAGACACGCTGAATTCGGTCGTGGGCCATGCGACTCATCACGCAGAATGGTTCGCGCTGTATCGGGATGATGGCGCGATTGACGACACGACTTGGGTAAATGGCGTCCAGCGCGGGCATTTCCGGCTACATCCGGCAGGCGGGAGCGGGATTTCGCTAGGCTGTATCACCCTGCCGAGCCGCGTTGATTTCCTGAGAATCCGCAACGCATTCCTGCACACGACGACTATCCCGGCCCGCAACTCAGGGCTTCAAGCATACGGAACAATCGAGGTCATCACGTATGGCAACACTTGTCCGTAG